From a single Lolium rigidum isolate FL_2022 chromosome 7, APGP_CSIRO_Lrig_0.1, whole genome shotgun sequence genomic region:
- the LOC124675459 gene encoding late embryogenesis abundant protein At5g17165-like, whose amino-acid sequence MAAVAGSKGRIAGNLVARVLAGGKPASASPRRAVHASAYDKNLDDQVRPAFVPDDVIGGPNTPDKYWGPHPTTGVFGPAALDGKFVPGAPPTATASATGSVLDQKVWYRPLEDIEKPPPTA is encoded by the exons ATGGCCGCAGTGGCTGGGTCCAAGGGCCGGATCGCTGGGAACCTCGTCGCGCGCGTCCTCGCCGGCGGCaagcccgcctccgcctccccgaG GAGGGCGGTGCACGCCtcggcctacgacaagaacctggACGACCAGGTGCGCCCGGCCTTCGTGCCGGACGATGTGATCGGCGGGCCCAACACCCCGGACAAGTACTGGGGCCCGCACCCGACCACCGGCGTCTTCGGCCCGGCCGCGCTGGACGGCAAGTTCGTCCCCGGCGCGCCGCCGACCGCCACCGCCAGTGCCACCGGCTCCGTGCTGGACCAGAAGGTGTGGTACCGCCCGCTCGAGGACATCGAGAAGCCGCCCCCAACCGCCTGA